In uncultured Desulfobacter sp., one DNA window encodes the following:
- a CDS encoding thioredoxin family protein, whose product MEIKVLGPGCAKCSKIEKLVQEVIKETGVDASVEKVSDMLQIASYGVFGTPSVIVDGEVS is encoded by the coding sequence ATGGAAATTAAAGTATTGGGACCAGGATGTGCCAAATGCAGCAAAATCGAAAAGCTGGTGCAGGAAGTAATTAAAGAAACCGGCGTGGATGCCAGTGTTGAGAAAGTCAGCGACATGCTTCAGATTGCATCCTACGGCGTCTTTGGCACCCCTTCGGTTATTGTGGACGGCGAGGTTAGCTGA